Genomic segment of Candidatus Zixiibacteriota bacterium:
AATCAGCTGTTGAAGAAATTCGGACATAAAGATAAACTAAAATGACGAATTACGGATGACTGATGAAAGAATAAATGACTAATGATTGATTTCGGCTGACTAATAAAAGATAAAAACAGACAATCACATGACAAAAACAAAGCGAAAGATGTCTTCTGCATTCTAGAGATTTCTTTTCTTTAAAAATGATATGAGAGCACCTATTTGTCTGGAAAGGGATCTGGTCTGTCCTAACAGCTTTTCCGAAAAATCTCCATCCAGATAACCCAATTCTTTGGAGAGGAATACTTGACTTCTAACTTCGGATACAAACCCTTTTGCTATATACAAAGATCTAATGAACTCCTTTCTTGA
This window contains:
- a CDS encoding four helix bundle protein, yielding MQIYKITKEEKFKRDYGLSEQIRRAAVSVSSNIAEGFERSSRKEFIRSLYIAKGFVSEVRSQVFLSKELGYLDGDFSEKLLGQTRSLSRQIGALISFLKKRNL